One part of the Eucalyptus grandis isolate ANBG69807.140 chromosome 10, ASM1654582v1, whole genome shotgun sequence genome encodes these proteins:
- the LOC104421673 gene encoding fasciclin-like arabinogalactan protein 12: MKHQFIVLALLFLINTAPTSAQPAASPTAPMVLPPPPVSLAPVSPAPDSPSPPAPPQAHLLKILQKAGGFTVLIKLLRGTHVSDQVDSELSDLNDGITFFAPDDAAFSALKAGTLNTLSNEQQVQLLQFHMVPTYLTMSQFQTVSNPLMTRAGGVGGKEFPLNVTTKGDKVSVFTGVDGASVTKTLFTDGKLAVYQVDKVLLPVSIFSKGEDSAQGPAPPTKKPAELSVSGSSEVGKVKTGDVVRLVVGVGVAGVVASLGL; the protein is encoded by the coding sequence ATGAAGCACCAGTTCATTGTTCTGGCTCTCTTATTCCTCATCAACACAGCCCCGACCTCAGCTCAGCCAGCAGCCTCCCCAACAGCCCCAATGGTCTTGCCGCCGCCACCCGTGTCCCTGGCACCCGTGTCCCCGGCGCCGGATTCCCCCTCCCCGCCAGCCCCACCCCAAGCCCACCTCTTGAAGATCCTCCAGAAGGCGGGTGGCTTCACCGTCCTGATCAAGCTCCTCCGCGGCACCCACGTGTCCGACCAGGTGGACTCGGAGCTCTCCGACCTCAACGACGGCATCACCTTCTTCGCGCCGGACGATGCCGCCTTCTCAGCCCTCAAGGCCGGGACCCTCAACACCCTCTCGAACGAGCAGCAGGTCCAGCTCCTGCAGTTCCACATGGTGCCCACCTATTTGACCATGTCCCAGTTCCAGACGGTGAGCAACCCTCTCATGACCAGGGCCGGCGGCGTGGGCGGCAAGGAGTTCCCGCTCAATGTCACCACGAAGGGCGACAAAGTCAGCGTCTTCACCGGGGTCGACGGAGCCTCGGTGACGAAGACACTGTTCACGGACGGCAAGCTCGCGGTGTACCAGGTGGACAAGGTGCTCCTCCCCGTCAGCATCTTCTCGAAGGGAGAAGACTCCGCGCAGGGGCCGGCTCCACCGACGAAGAAGCCAGCCGAGCTGAGTGTCTCAGGCTCGAGCGAAGTCGGGAAGGTGAAGACTGGGGACGTCGTTCGCCTAGTCGTGGGCGTCGGGGTCGCCGGAGTCGTCGCTTCTCTCGGTTTGTGA
- the LOC104421674 gene encoding zinc finger protein JACKDAW has product MMSGDGLSLPSTISGFVRQDPSSLTNPNPSSNPSKKKRSLPGTPDPDAEVIALSPKSLMATNRFICEICNKGFQRDQNLQLHRRGHNLPWKLKQRTNKELIRRKVYICPEETCVHHDPSRALGDLTGIKKHYSRKHGEKKWKCEKCSKKYAVQSDWKAHSKICGTREYKCDCGTLFSRKDSFITHRAFCDALTEEGARFTSLANTNLNFGNELINGTTTNSTANAPNLSISMPDQFDGQSSSSQVPIWMNHVDPNLNPLGLMASGGDSYFTTPSSGSLLPDFVQASQVPIGMLKNCSTPASSEASLIKQEESIKANMSDQTIGSLYSNNHPSHRGSTGHLSATALLQKAAQLGSTRNNNSASLLINNNAVLSSSSSSSSLFPSSLSTASDFNPYTPQPRNSPRVLYRQYPSSRVESSAGQTESRKLHASPDGVENSMTRDFLGVGSESRPFLVHRELRRFSPSVGSSMEGAGEAAEFT; this is encoded by the exons ATGATGTCCGGAGAtggtctctctcttccctccacaaTCAGTGGGTTTGTTCGTCAAGATCCCAGCTCGCTCACAAACCCTAACCCTAGCTCAAACCCCtccaagaagaagagaagcttACCGGGAACACCAG ACCCAGATGCTGAAGTCATTGCTCTATCGCCGAAATCGCTCATGGCGACAAACCGGTTCATTTGTGAGATATGCAACAAGGGCTTCCAGAGAGATCAGAATTTGCAGCTTCACAGGAGAGGACACAATCTTCCCTGGAAGCTCAAGCAGAGGACAAACAAAGAGCTGATCCGAAGGAAAGTGTACATATGCCCAGAGGAGACTTGTGTGCACCACGATCCGTCGAGAGCACTAGGCGACTTGACAGGGATCAAGAAGCACTACAGCCGGAAGCATGGCGAGAAGAAGTGGAAGTGCGAGAAGTGCTCAAAGAAGTATGCGGTTCAGTCGGATTGGAAGGCTCATAGCAAGATTTGTGGGACTAGAGAGTATAAATGCGACTGCGGAACCCTCTTTTCGAg GAAAGATAGCTTTATCACCCACAGAGCCTTTTGCGATGCTCTAACAGAAGAAGGCGCTCGTTTTACTTCACTTGCAAACACTAATCTGAACTTCGGCAATGAGTTGATCAACGGGACCACGACCAACAGCACTGCCAATGCCCCGAACCTTTCAATTTCTATGCCGGATCAATTTGATGGCCAAAGTTCATCTAGCCAGGTTCCAATTTGGATGAACCATGTAGACCCCAATTTGAACCCTCTTGGTCTAATGGCAAGCGGCGGTGATTCATACTTTACCACACCAAGTTCCGGGAGCTTATTGCCTGATTTTGTTCAAGCATCACAGGTGCCCATTGGCATGCTTAAGAACTGCTCAACACCAGCATCATCAGAAGCATCTCTGATAAAACAAGAAGAGAGCATCAAGGCCAACATGTCAGATCAGACGATTGGGTCTCTGTACTCTAATAATCACCCAAGTCACCGAGGAAGCACAGGTCACTTGTCAGCAACTGCTCTCCTGCAAAAAGCAGCCCAACTGGGATCGACCAGAAACAATAATTCAGCATCACTTCTGATCAATAATAATGCTGTGTTGagctcatcatcttcatcctcatcattATTCCCATCATCACTATCTACAGCTTCCGACTTCAACCCCTACACTCCACAACCCAGGAACAGTCCCCGCGTGTTGTACAGACAGTACCCATCAAGTCGAGTCGAGAGCAGCGCAGGCCAAACAGAGAGCCGGAAGCTCCATGCAAGTCCAGACGGAGTTGAGAACAGCATGACCAGAGATTTTCTAGGAGTCGGGAGCGAAAGCAGGCCTTTCTTGGTGCACCGAGAGCTCCGTAGGTTTTCTCCTTCGGTGGGTTCTTCCATGGAAGGAGCAGGCGAGGCGGCGGAATTCACGTGA
- the LOC104421676 gene encoding LOW QUALITY PROTEIN: NAC domain-containing protein 68 (The sequence of the model RefSeq protein was modified relative to this genomic sequence to represent the inferred CDS: substituted 1 base at 1 genomic stop codon): protein MDLWVDAAQPARSFPAAFPPGFRFHPTDEELLVYYLKNKVASRLVPAEVIADIDLYQYNPWELPKKAFFGEGEWYFFSPRNRKYPNGGRPNRAAGSGYWKATGIDKPILTSGGTKSIGVKKALVFHIGRPPKGMKTEWSMDEXRLIDATVRPPRSKWSMRLDDWVLCRVRQKEKVPRNAGSHHGDFSSSTKAAPSYPKKNGEALPVHTGLCKEVAMENPFQDCLVMASLLSGQVHCPMNSVSSISSQAPDNNDTLRSVYEESPDKLNSYSTGSSMDNNVNIFTTELVEQKGFKDQQEKMLGVDGSDIYNYTQSQCNENVYNFARCDSILNFQGLNDLAKL from the exons ATGGATCTTTGGGTGGACGCTGCGCAGCCGGCGAGAAGTTTTCCAGCTGCTTTCCCTCCTGGCTTCAGGTTTCATCCCACGGACGAAGAGCTCCTTGTCTATTACTTGAAGAATAAGGTGGCCTCACGCCTGGTCCCGGCAGAGGTTATCGCTGACATCGATCTCTATCAGTACAATCCATGGGAGCTACCAA AGAAGGCATTTTTTGGGGAAGGCGAGTGGTACTTTTTCAGCCCAAGGAACCGAAAGTACCCGAATGGAGGGAGGCCGAACAGGGCAGCAGGCTCAGGTTACTGGAAAGCTACTGGGATTGACAAGCCAATACTCACATCCGGCGGGACGAAGAGCATCGGAGTGAAGAAGGCTTTGGTGTTCCACATTGGACGGCCTCCGAAGGGGATGAAGACGGAATGGAGCATGGACGAGTAAAGGCTGATCGATGCCACCGTCCGACCGCCCAGATCGAAATGGTCAATGAGA TTGGATGATTGGGTACTCTGCAGAGTGAGACAGAAAGAGAAAGTTCCGAGAAACGCTGGCAGCCACCATGGAGACTTCAGCAGTAGCACAAAGGCAGCACCATCTTACCCCAAAAAGAATGGTGAAGCGCTTCCTGTGCACACCGGCCTCTGCAAAGAAGTCGCCATGGAAAATCCCTTCCAAGATTGCTTAGTAATGGCTTCCCTACTCTCGGGTCAAGTCCACTGTCCCATGAATTCAGTCTCTAGTATAAGCTCTCAAGCGCCCGACAACAACGACACCTTAAGGTCTGTGTATGAAGAAAGTCCCGACAAACTAAACTCTTATAGCACAGGTTCTTCCATGGACAACAATGTCAACATATTTACAACGGAACTTGTAGAGCAAAAAGGGTTCAAGGATCAGCAGGAAAAAATGCTGGGTGTGGATGGTAGTGATATCTACAACTACACTCAAAGCCAATGCAACGAAAACGTATATAACTTTGCCAGATGTGATTCTATCCTCAACTTTCAGGGGCTTAATGACTTAGCCAAGCTCTAA
- the LOC104421677 gene encoding syntaxin-71, whose amino-acid sequence MEVKQPPIETNGWEPNPPRKAAVRPLLTVRSPLFAVDPSFRHPMETPPSVARAFHRSRHPWASRFCPPFYGQSLGKKQKKKEKKMSVIDIRFRVDAICKKFDKYDVEKQRDRNAHGDDAFARLYSAVESDLDAALEKSQRAAVETNRASSAALNAEVRRTKARLMEEIAKLYKLAQKKVKGLSKDDQMTRNDLVLALQERVQAIPDGTIAPHKQSGGWSASTSRENIKFDSSDGHLQDGFFQQTEEASQFRHEYEMRKMKQDEGLDVISEGLDTLKDLAHDMNEELDRQVPLVDEIDNKVDRAASDLKNTNVRLKETLFKIRSSRNFCIDIILLCVILGIVSYLYNALR is encoded by the exons ATGGAAGTAAAACAACCGCCAATTGAAACGAACGGTTGGGAGCCGAACCCGCCAAGAAAAGCGGCGGTTAGGCCTCTCCTTACCGTCCGCAGCCCGCTCTTCGCGGTCGATCCCTCGTTTCGCCACCCCATGGAAACACCACCGTCCGTCGCGAGAGCTTTCCACAGGTCGCGCCACCCGTGGGCTTCGCGTTTCTGTCCTCCATTTTACGGACAAAGCTTAgggaagaagcagaagaagaaggagaagaagatgagcgTCATCGACATCCGGTTCAGGGTCGACGCCATTTGCAAGAAGTTCGACAAGTATGACGTCGAGAAGCAGCGCGACCGCAATGCCCACGGCGACGACGCCTTCGCTCGCCTCTACTCTGCGGTCGAATCTGACCTCGATGCCGCCCTCGAG AAATCCCAGAGGGCGGCAGTGGAGACGAACAGGGCTTCCTCGGCGGCACTGAACGCAGAGGTCCGGAGGACGAAGGCCCGGTTGATGGAGGAGATCGCTAAGCTGTACAAGTTGGCTCAAAAGAAG GTTAAAGGGCTGTCTAAAGATGACCAAATGACTCGGAATGATCTGGTTCTTGCACTACAAGAAAGGGTTCAAGCCATACCTGATGGGACCATTGCACCGCACAAACAATCTGGAGGATGGTCCGCTTCGACATCTCGTGAGAACATCAAGTTTGACTCTTCAG ATGGACATTTACAGGATGGTTTCTTCCAACAAACTGAAGAAGCAAGCCAGTTTAGGCATGAATATGAAATGCGCAAGATGAAACAG GATGAAGGTCTTGATGTGATATCAGAAGGATTAGATACGCTGAAGGATCTGGCCCATGATATGAATGAG GAGTTGGATAGACAAGTTCCTTTAGTGGATGAAATCGATAATAAG GTGGACAGAGCAGCATCTGATCTTAAAAATACGAATGTCAGACTTAAGGAGACTCTGTTCAAG ATAAGATCCAGCCGAAACTTCTGCATCGACATTATTCTCCTTTGCGTTATCCTGGGCattgtttcttatttatatAA TGCACTGAGATGA
- the LOC104421678 gene encoding protein transport protein Sec61 subunit beta, translated as MARGSSQSQSASSVTSRPGMMAPRGSAAAAAGMRRRRLGGGGGGAAAGGGSGGLSGGGGGGTNMLRFYTDDAPGLKISPTVVLVMSLCFIGFVTALHVFGKLYRYKSGPGA; from the coding sequence ATGGCTAGAGGCTCGTCCCAGTCCCAGTCGGCGTCCTCCGTCACCTCCCGCCCCGGCATGATGGCCCCCCGCGgctccgccgccgcggccgccggcATGCGCCGACGGAGGCTCGGTGGTGGAGGCGGCGGCGCTGCTGCGGGGGGCGGCTCCGGAGGCctgagcggcggcggcggcggggggacCAACATGCTGCGGTTCTACACCGACGACGCCCCGGGGCTCAAGATCTCGCCGACGGTGGTGCTCGTCATGAGCCTCTGCTTCATCGGCTTCGTCACCGCCCTCCACGTCTTCGGCAAGCTCTACCGCTACAAGTCCGGCCCCGGCGCCTGA